The Streptomyces sp. CC0208 genome window below encodes:
- a CDS encoding histidine kinase, with protein MSGFLAGLCVAILPLLAAGFWLGRRTAHPQTLGGLGTPVEHATFETLHTASLAAPPLRAGLTEETARKSARRLRSLLGTDALCLTDQKQVLVWDGVGSHHRTEIMERLAGPLETGRGEAFPLTCDAPDCPVRWAVVTPLTVDDRVHGTLVACAPRESAVLVRAVGEVARWVSVQLELADLDQSRTRLIEAEIKALRAQISPHFIFNSLAVIASFVRTDPERARELLLEFADFTRYSFRRHGDFTTLADELHAIDHYLALVRARFGDRLAVTLQIAPEVLPVTLPFLCLQPLVENAIKHGLEGKTEKCRLQITAQDAGAEALVVIEDDGAGMDPVLLRRILAGEVSPSGGIGLSNVDDRLRQVYGDSYGLVIETAVGAGMKITARLPKYQPGVHSAGRLTDG; from the coding sequence ATGAGCGGATTCCTGGCCGGGCTGTGCGTGGCGATCCTCCCGCTGCTCGCCGCGGGCTTCTGGCTGGGCCGGCGCACGGCCCACCCGCAGACCCTGGGCGGCCTGGGCACCCCCGTCGAGCACGCCACCTTCGAGACCCTGCACACCGCCTCCCTGGCCGCGCCCCCGCTGCGGGCGGGGCTGACGGAGGAAACCGCCCGCAAGTCGGCGCGCAGACTGCGCTCCCTGCTCGGCACGGACGCGCTGTGCCTCACCGACCAGAAGCAGGTCCTGGTCTGGGACGGCGTGGGCAGTCACCACCGCACCGAGATCATGGAACGCCTCGCGGGCCCGCTGGAGACCGGCCGCGGCGAGGCCTTCCCGCTGACCTGCGACGCCCCGGACTGCCCGGTGCGCTGGGCGGTCGTCACCCCGCTCACCGTCGACGACCGCGTCCACGGCACCCTGGTCGCCTGCGCGCCCCGCGAGTCGGCCGTCCTGGTCCGCGCCGTCGGGGAGGTCGCACGCTGGGTCAGTGTGCAGCTGGAGTTGGCGGACCTGGACCAGTCCCGCACCCGGCTGATAGAGGCCGAGATCAAGGCACTTCGGGCCCAGATCTCCCCGCACTTCATCTTCAACTCGCTCGCGGTGATCGCCTCGTTCGTCCGCACCGACCCCGAGCGCGCCCGCGAACTGCTCCTCGAATTCGCCGACTTCACCCGCTACTCGTTCCGCAGGCACGGCGACTTCACCACCCTCGCCGACGAACTCCACGCCATCGACCACTACTTGGCGCTCGTCAGGGCACGCTTCGGCGACCGCCTCGCCGTCACCCTCCAGATCGCCCCGGAGGTCCTGCCCGTCACCCTGCCGTTCCTGTGCCTGCAGCCCCTGGTCGAGAACGCCATCAAGCACGGCCTGGAGGGCAAGACCGAGAAGTGCCGGCTGCAGATCACCGCCCAGGACGCCGGCGCCGAGGCCCTCGTCGTCATCGAGGACGACGGCGCCGGCATGGACCCGGTCCTGCTCCGCCGTATCCTCGCGGGCGAGGTCAGCCCCTCGGGCGGCATCGGCCTGTCCAACGTCGACGACCGGCTCCGCCAGGTGTACGGGGACTCCTACGGACTCGTCATCGAGACCGCCGTCGGCGCGGGCATGAAGATCACCGCCCGGCTGCCCAAGTACCAGCCGGGCGTGCACTCGGCGGGCCGTCTCACGGACGGCTGA
- a CDS encoding membrane protein — translation MPGSGSTDGSTRTMGVLTVGGLVAVTAYTVALGSNGWLWFGWVVLGLITLGMVATRST, via the coding sequence ATGCCCGGTAGCGGTTCCACGGACGGCTCGACCCGAACGATGGGGGTGCTCACCGTCGGCGGTCTCGTCGCGGTGACGGCCTACACGGTGGCGCTCGGCAGCAACGGCTGGCTGTGGTTCGGCTGGGTCGTGCTGGGCCTGATCACCCTCGGCATGGTGGCCACCCGCAGCACCTGA
- a CDS encoding serine/threonine-protein kinase: MPSGSPTSGVGRLIAGRYLLLNPLGSGGMGHVWLAHDQRLVCEVALKEIVFRDPVEADHEREARVARARAEARHAAGLRGHPHVVTVHDVLEHEGLPWIVMEYVADAVDLRDLVASHGPLAPAECARIGLAVLDALTAGHQRGVLHRDVKPANILLAPDRAGSPYGRVLLTDYGISVQPDAGEPRYTLASVLVGTAGYLAPERATGGTPTPAADLFSLGCTLYHAVEGMGPFERESHLAEVTAVVMEEPRPAVRAGALGPVLRALLAKDPGQRLSAAEAETALSRIMTPQAEPYVRTQTDLGSQPPWAAVQAPPPVSPPLDGHRPHTEALPPRGGSRRRERSHALRAVLACGLGLLLALGGVWYAMADRSPDGVGGPQAARQPYGGTVGLTRPLRDGDCVIADWPGSERFRGTPRLRLDPTCGTAPDGQVTAFAPAASADQARRTGAAECEERTREIRGRLADVRSQAVVPTDGGFEAAGRRTACLVLGGSGPLYGPIGSRRGTGSGFADTATMERRDCLDVRSNRDARLVSCEGSYDEQVLGFTRLAPDVTLSEARTESDTACARDVPPGDYGFDPSVYTAGSWTSEGPWKNGTHFVVCTVRRQNGGTMEGDES, from the coding sequence ATGCCTTCAGGATCACCGACGTCGGGAGTGGGCCGGCTCATAGCCGGCCGGTATCTGCTGCTGAACCCGCTCGGCAGCGGCGGCATGGGCCATGTGTGGCTCGCCCACGACCAGAGACTCGTCTGTGAGGTCGCGCTCAAGGAGATCGTGTTCCGTGACCCGGTGGAGGCGGACCACGAGCGGGAGGCCCGGGTGGCGCGGGCCCGCGCGGAGGCCCGGCACGCGGCGGGGCTGCGCGGCCACCCGCACGTGGTGACGGTGCACGATGTGCTGGAGCACGAGGGGCTGCCGTGGATCGTCATGGAGTACGTCGCGGACGCCGTGGACCTGCGCGACCTGGTCGCCTCGCACGGACCGCTCGCCCCGGCGGAGTGCGCCCGCATCGGACTCGCCGTGCTCGACGCACTGACCGCCGGGCACCAGCGGGGCGTGCTGCACCGGGACGTGAAGCCGGCGAACATCCTGCTGGCGCCGGACCGCGCGGGATCGCCGTACGGCCGTGTCCTGCTCACCGACTACGGCATCTCCGTGCAGCCGGACGCCGGCGAGCCCCGGTACACGCTGGCGTCGGTGCTGGTGGGCACGGCGGGCTATCTGGCGCCGGAGCGGGCCACTGGCGGCACGCCCACTCCGGCCGCCGACCTGTTCTCCCTGGGCTGCACGCTGTACCACGCGGTGGAGGGCATGGGTCCCTTCGAGCGGGAGTCCCATCTCGCCGAGGTGACCGCGGTGGTCATGGAGGAGCCGCGGCCCGCCGTGCGCGCCGGTGCGCTGGGTCCCGTACTGCGGGCGCTGCTCGCCAAGGACCCGGGGCAGCGGTTGTCGGCCGCGGAGGCGGAGACCGCGCTGTCGCGGATCATGACCCCGCAGGCCGAGCCGTACGTCCGGACGCAGACCGACCTCGGTTCCCAGCCGCCCTGGGCGGCGGTGCAGGCGCCGCCGCCTGTGTCGCCGCCCCTGGACGGACACCGGCCGCACACCGAGGCGCTGCCGCCCCGGGGCGGCAGCCGTCGGCGGGAGCGCTCGCACGCCCTGCGGGCCGTCCTCGCCTGCGGTCTCGGGCTGCTGCTGGCCCTGGGCGGTGTGTGGTACGCCATGGCCGACCGGTCGCCGGACGGCGTGGGCGGGCCCCAGGCCGCGCGGCAGCCGTACGGCGGGACGGTCGGGCTCACACGCCCCCTGCGGGACGGCGACTGCGTGATCGCCGACTGGCCGGGCTCGGAGCGGTTCCGGGGGACGCCCCGGCTGCGGCTGGACCCCACCTGCGGCACCGCCCCGGACGGCCAGGTGACGGCGTTCGCCCCGGCCGCCTCCGCGGACCAGGCGCGGCGCACGGGGGCGGCGGAGTGCGAGGAGCGGACGCGGGAGATCCGGGGCCGGCTCGCGGACGTCCGCAGCCAGGCCGTCGTACCGACCGACGGGGGGTTCGAGGCCGCGGGACGGCGTACCGCCTGTCTGGTGCTCGGCGGGAGCGGGCCGCTGTACGGGCCGATCGGCAGCCGTCGCGGGACGGGCTCGGGGTTCGCGGACACGGCGACCATGGAGCGGCGGGACTGCCTGGACGTGCGCTCCAACCGGGACGCCCGGCTGGTCTCCTGCGAGGGCTCCTACGACGAGCAGGTGCTCGGGTTCACCCGATTGGCCCCCGACGTCACGCTGTCCGAGGCGCGGACCGAGTCGGACACGGCATGCGCGCGGGACGTGCCGCCGGGCGACTACGGCTTCGATCCGTCCGTGTACACGGCGGGCTCCTGGACCAGCGAGGGCCCTTGGAAGAACGGCACACATTTCGTCGTCTGCACTGTGCGCAGGCAGAACGGGGGCACCATGGAGGGGGACGAATCCTGA
- a CDS encoding PASTA domain-containing protein translates to MVKAVAVGVPSLAPFFEENSGLGEDAVAVRAQPVRGSLQQGDTPGLYGGSKKPTVCDVTRLERFLTDTRNHAKAQAWAGVLHIGTEEIPEYLDRLTPVLLRHDTLVKNHDYKKEKAVPYNSLLQAGIAILVDEQGLPAVKCSCGNPLRPFEGDTGRISVRFEDGNKKWAGYERESVVAVKPAPRKLERVALVDVQEPARGIDRPVGTTGEKDTPFDAKQRRTVPDLAGRSFAQAARELIDAGLAAGYAGQRAPSGDAKVTATDPPAGTELPFGRYVMLTVAGGGTGASGVTSGPPTTPPPPPSGPRTPPTSTPPSSGPTGPSAPSSSSGRPAVSPSPPSSSTAPGSASPERSSSRPSPPPSTVLPPTSAPVTSSAPAPPPPPPPPPPPPPPPPTTSAPLTSGPATSEPATDGPSTTLAT, encoded by the coding sequence GTGGTCAAGGCGGTCGCCGTCGGCGTGCCCTCGCTCGCACCGTTCTTCGAGGAGAACAGCGGACTGGGCGAGGACGCCGTCGCCGTGCGGGCGCAGCCCGTGCGAGGAAGTCTCCAGCAGGGGGACACGCCCGGCCTGTACGGCGGCAGCAAGAAGCCGACCGTCTGTGACGTCACCCGACTCGAACGATTCCTCACCGACACCAGGAATCACGCGAAGGCACAGGCGTGGGCCGGGGTGCTGCACATCGGCACGGAAGAGATACCGGAATATCTCGATCGGCTCACACCGGTCCTGTTGCGTCACGACACTCTCGTCAAGAACCACGACTACAAAAAGGAAAAGGCCGTCCCGTACAACTCCTTGCTCCAGGCGGGAATCGCGATTCTCGTCGATGAACAAGGGCTTCCGGCTGTGAAGTGCTCGTGCGGAAATCCACTGCGGCCCTTCGAGGGGGACACCGGCCGGATTTCCGTCCGGTTCGAGGACGGCAACAAGAAGTGGGCGGGATACGAACGTGAGTCCGTGGTGGCCGTGAAACCCGCGCCGCGGAAACTGGAACGGGTCGCTCTCGTCGATGTCCAGGAACCCGCCCGAGGCATCGACCGCCCGGTCGGCACCACCGGCGAGAAGGACACCCCCTTCGACGCGAAGCAGCGGCGCACGGTGCCGGACCTCGCCGGGCGGAGCTTCGCCCAGGCCGCCCGGGAACTGATCGACGCCGGTCTGGCGGCCGGGTACGCCGGACAGAGGGCGCCGTCCGGGGACGCGAAGGTCACGGCGACCGATCCGCCCGCGGGAACCGAGCTGCCGTTCGGGCGGTACGTGATGCTGACCGTGGCCGGGGGTGGCACGGGTGCCTCCGGCGTGACGAGCGGGCCCCCGACCACTCCCCCACCGCCGCCTTCCGGGCCCAGGACACCGCCCACGAGTACGCCACCGTCGTCGGGACCGACGGGACCGTCGGCTCCGTCCTCGTCGAGCGGCAGGCCCGCGGTGTCTCCGTCACCGCCTTCGTCGAGTACGGCTCCCGGCTCGGCGTCGCCCGAGAGGTCGAGCAGCCGCCCTAGCCCACCGCCCTCGACCGTCTTGCCGCCGACCAGCGCCCCGGTCACCAGCAGCGCGCCCGCTCCGCCCCCACCGCCTCCGCCGCCTCCGCCGCCTCCGCCGCCTCCGCCGACGACCAGTGCGCCCCTCACGAGCGGTCCGGCGACCAGCGAGCCCGCCACGGACGGACCGAGCACCACCCTCGCCACCTAG
- a CDS encoding cytochrome c oxidase assembly protein has protein sequence MDHSGHGMTHDLPPFTLGRGLQWSADPFFLVACLLALGLYAWGVVRLRRRGDSWSVGRTVSYVLGVLSIGLMMCTKLNDYGMVMFSVHMVQHMVISMLSPILILLGAPVTLALRALPVAGKGRKGPRELLLALLHSRYMRIVTHPAFTIPLFIASLYALYFTPIFDSLMGSKTGHVAMMVHFLAVGVVFFWPIIGVDPGPHRPGYLMRMLELFAGMPFHAFFGIALMMASEPMVETFKNPPASLGIDALSDQNYAGGIAWAFSEIPSVLVLIALLFQWYGSEQRQAKRTDRAADRDGDKELEAYNAYLASLSTHER, from the coding sequence ATGGACCACAGCGGGCACGGCATGACGCACGATCTGCCGCCGTTCACGCTGGGACGAGGGCTTCAGTGGTCGGCCGACCCCTTCTTCCTCGTCGCCTGCCTCCTCGCGCTCGGCCTGTACGCCTGGGGAGTCGTGCGACTGCGGCGGCGGGGGGACTCGTGGTCCGTGGGGCGGACCGTGTCCTATGTGCTCGGCGTGCTGTCCATCGGGCTGATGATGTGCACGAAGCTGAACGACTACGGCATGGTCATGTTTAGCGTGCACATGGTGCAGCACATGGTGATCAGCATGCTGTCGCCGATCCTCATCCTGCTCGGCGCCCCGGTCACCCTGGCCCTCCGGGCGCTGCCCGTCGCCGGCAAGGGACGCAAGGGGCCCCGCGAGCTGCTGCTGGCGCTGCTGCACAGCCGGTACATGCGGATCGTCACGCATCCCGCGTTCACCATTCCGCTGTTCATCGCGAGCCTGTACGCCCTCTATTTCACGCCGATCTTCGACTCCCTGATGGGGTCGAAGACCGGGCACGTCGCGATGATGGTCCACTTCCTCGCCGTCGGTGTCGTCTTCTTCTGGCCGATCATCGGCGTCGACCCGGGGCCGCACCGGCCCGGCTATCTGATGCGGATGCTGGAGCTGTTCGCCGGGATGCCGTTCCACGCGTTCTTCGGCATCGCGCTGATGATGGCGTCCGAGCCCATGGTGGAGACGTTCAAGAACCCGCCCGCCTCGCTCGGCATCGACGCGCTCTCCGACCAGAACTACGCCGGCGGTATCGCCTGGGCGTTCAGTGAGATTCCCTCCGTCCTGGTTCTGATCGCACTGCTGTTCCAGTGGTACGGCTCCGAACAGCGGCAGGCCAAACGCACCGACCGGGCCGCGGACCGGGACGGCGACAAGGAACTCGAGGCGTACAACGCATATTTGGCCTCATTGAGCACCCACGAACGTTAA
- a CDS encoding 6-phosphofructokinase gives MRIGVLTSGGDCPGLNAVIRSVVHRAVADHGDEVIGFRDGWKGLLECDYLKLDLDAVGGILARGGTILGSSRVQPSHLRDGVERARGHVEELGLDAIIPIGGEGTLKAARLMSDAGLPIVGVPKTIDNDIAVTDVTFGFDTAVGVATEALDRLKTTAESHQRVLVVEVMGRHTGWIALHSGMAAGAHAIVVPERPFDIEELTRRVGERFEAGKRFAIVVAAEGAKPAPGSMAFDEGAKDIYGHERFAGIARQLSIELEERLGKEARPVILGHVQRGGTPTAYDRVLATRFGWHAVEAVHRGEFGHMTALRGTDIVMVPLAEAVETLKTVPEDRYAEAECVL, from the coding sequence ATGCGCATTGGTGTCCTCACCTCCGGCGGCGACTGTCCCGGCCTGAACGCCGTCATCCGGTCCGTCGTGCACCGTGCCGTCGCCGACCACGGCGACGAGGTCATCGGTTTCCGGGACGGCTGGAAGGGCCTCCTGGAGTGCGACTACCTCAAGCTCGACCTCGACGCGGTGGGCGGCATCCTGGCCCGCGGCGGCACGATCCTCGGTTCCTCCCGGGTCCAGCCCTCGCATCTGCGGGACGGCGTGGAGCGGGCCAGGGGACATGTCGAGGAGCTCGGGCTCGACGCGATCATCCCCATCGGCGGCGAGGGCACACTCAAGGCGGCCCGGCTGATGTCGGACGCCGGTCTGCCGATCGTGGGCGTGCCGAAGACGATCGACAACGACATCGCGGTCACGGACGTCACCTTCGGGTTCGACACGGCCGTCGGGGTCGCCACCGAGGCGCTCGACCGGCTCAAGACCACCGCCGAGTCCCATCAGCGGGTGCTCGTCGTCGAGGTCATGGGGCGACACACCGGGTGGATAGCGCTGCACTCCGGGATGGCGGCCGGCGCGCACGCCATCGTCGTACCGGAGCGTCCCTTCGACATCGAGGAGCTGACCCGGCGGGTCGGCGAGCGGTTCGAGGCCGGGAAGCGGTTCGCCATCGTCGTAGCGGCGGAAGGCGCCAAGCCGGCGCCCGGTTCCATGGCCTTCGACGAGGGCGCCAAGGACATCTACGGGCACGAGCGCTTCGCCGGGATCGCCCGCCAGCTGTCGATCGAGCTGGAGGAGCGGCTGGGGAAGGAAGCCCGGCCGGTCATCCTCGGGCATGTGCAGCGCGGCGGTACGCCCACCGCGTACGACCGGGTGCTCGCCACCCGGTTCGGCTGGCACGCGGTGGAGGCCGTGCACCGGGGCGAGTTCGGTCACATGACGGCTCTTCGCGGGACCGACATCGTGATGGTGCCGCTGGCGGAGGCCGTGGAGACGCTGAAGACGGTTCCGGAGGACCGGTACGCGGAAGCCGAGTGCGTGCTCTAG
- a CDS encoding glutamine amidotransferase, with the protein MSDNQLRIVWIYPDLLSTYGDQGNALVIERRARQRGLDVARLDVRSDQPIPTSGDIYLIGGGEDRPQRLAAERLRRDGGLHRAVGNGAIVFSVCAGYQILGHEFINDLGQREPGLGLLDVVSVRGEGERCVGDVLADIDPRLGLPPLTGFENHQGVTHLGPTARPFANVKLGKGNGTGDGTEGAYNDTVFGTYMHGPVLARNPLIADLLLKLALDVNALPPTDDRWYEALRNERITAAQQPA; encoded by the coding sequence GTGAGCGACAACCAACTGCGGATCGTCTGGATCTACCCCGACCTGCTCAGCACCTACGGCGACCAGGGCAACGCCCTCGTCATCGAGCGCCGGGCCCGCCAGCGCGGCCTCGACGTGGCCCGCCTGGACGTGCGCAGCGACCAGCCGATCCCGACCTCCGGTGACATCTACCTGATCGGCGGCGGCGAGGACCGGCCCCAGCGGCTGGCGGCCGAGCGGCTGCGCCGGGACGGCGGTCTGCACCGGGCCGTCGGCAACGGCGCGATCGTCTTCTCGGTGTGCGCCGGCTACCAGATCCTCGGCCACGAGTTCATCAACGACCTCGGCCAGCGCGAGCCCGGCCTCGGCCTGCTCGACGTGGTCTCCGTGCGCGGTGAGGGCGAGCGGTGTGTCGGTGACGTGCTCGCCGACATCGACCCGCGCCTCGGCCTGCCCCCGCTGACCGGCTTCGAGAACCACCAGGGCGTCACCCACCTCGGCCCCACCGCCCGCCCGTTCGCCAACGTCAAGCTGGGCAAGGGCAATGGCACCGGGGACGGTACGGAGGGGGCGTACAACGACACGGTTTTCGGCACGTACATGCACGGGCCCGTGCTCGCGCGCAACCCGCTGATCGCCGACCTGCTGCTGAAGCTGGCGCTCGACGTGAACGCGCTGCCGCCGACCGACGACCGCTGGTACGAGGCCCTGCGCAACGAACGCATCACGGCCGCTCAGCAGCCCGCCTGA